From a single Nematostella vectensis chromosome 3, jaNemVect1.1, whole genome shotgun sequence genomic region:
- the LOC5508988 gene encoding uncharacterized protein LOC5508988, whose amino-acid sequence MAPIDSATKSKESEEGPSVLCTMKGTVNLFIQALHNLQSSPQKARDYVSQISDRIGKPEVTPEHFTPLVGKILRYLLMKNKGIPRTLALRHGCVFQDVSILANVHPFIEFLTYVSAVAFELGMYTCAKTILFLALDSIDNVPTDGSPSFIVLKAILKNNIGCVLMMNGDCQVARNWFVEAKQDLQEVEDSPTREMRHIICAKDTMETTITINYAHLEMIMGEFQKALSTFESLFKKSVSVLEKEIEPRMRKQHFYRKDLFYHDTKGDPSDFKTCAKSTFSAEVLNMFPNSDAIMMQKELENKLFLALAVFTNLANANYAMCKWCPCEDAIRQCLKGLDLLPVKLPNAEALWRLRLCLVLRSLGRYAEAQAINENFVMTLEKMEVLQDEFLAETFIVGATEETIRALCKEGEWAKGEKMLSLVFQACEAVLGSDHTTLLGLAFIAASLYPLSYKFQDVHLKFETIEDLLIRSPLEHPMLLEFYEMSSRKHGREGFVDKSMLHQEQAEFLREKFGRQKNAGCRGCGMFGVWVDNNHVLEMSREDLIAFYGTPKHPDVILKDVIECKSRLMNKKCAEAARTMLILDQVESTKTALSTVQCCSLENDPNVLAITVILLAMALYCQSKDAIFALFTMFEDLLSSGGARVKYINTSGLSPAYVTKRESCINDKNVTVFIIIQYDTSNSKTDETFRVFYEFIVDDSNTHKYLITCRTSDIPDVNKANKVVEYVMSFIKLLYSLPKNSQDPGLYVLDIVQTLPIAALSIVMCYALMGNPGQHLLSKNGVAFDPRTSVTTCDFADEWEASSIYRILVLRLKRQRHVQGNLQDDHSVFLSASHTKGIVQVFHMGSSITIATGCLKNRNDDEPECDEIDALEHVVRECMSDFGHVPVARVENAFQVHIAIVSELGVCRTEGFYEGLEKECAKLRDEKESLKALLRDEKRESAAKQSDIKIEEAVLLLHRATVADNEILGNQEQELRVSACRDSDEHTILEDGYTQTNSLSMEYDSERHPYQAPADEMVNPNTDGGSRENPLEEDEEVLCKYGMKYFELEKTRRDLQMFLIPAEVERMRQQRREHSQEQTDPASSTQLLHPSASQNAESRTRSTSEDPPWPSLPQTATNQTDATDLVDGVQSASTLSLNASAPGKDIKKATSLNSDYQHQAINLRSGHVIGDAVIRPPFSHLCEDVVADSDIVLDYKKTQISDNDKDESNDKDKTKTPLKLSRKKMDVENIDLAKTGEQPKRVGRQIEVSEISTDEKIENIKADKQGDEIDKDSRKVYEKDTQECNGSNSRTGKSEALALHYFIDDSITDDMLGYSGSLGKTRDHSSESSSMTREQTYDKNARNGFSSDVNSASSITSRTIDPYPTVPKPAKDSAVVSSVYKRTGARPKSRPLPWYPGMSQKREILAPPVPMYHHTQTYSGLNNPAEYSKSQGLKADEVTGSFGPVVRSMSGTFNAGYNSSLLMPGREGWSHGNERSLEALEETMSSVWNTLESFAKERESLMILEEEHRKREREREEERRKDVRERMKRRVEEIRAQRQHEAEQKERDQQIEKESKVREQQQLQEEGRQRKQQHEQEQQRQQHELQQQQAEQRQRERFQQQGQPRQSQQNDQQQQQQQGVIQGQQRGRQRQHQGHQGQRQQSTQQQHKQQPRQSLQKKVKTFVPSYEKCPSQVTSDEWPCEHYKRRCHVMFPCCLKFFPCHRCHNESKECRESSRKAKDAIRLICLTCLHEQDITEKSNSCQSCKAPLAEFFCGICKHFTGNEKKPYHCDKCGICRIHKDQSFHCEVCNVCLDVRLQGKHKCRENSGHDECCICLEDAFTGCQVLACSHKVHRDCAVAMVRNGVRNCPICRHPLYTTTSTTSTGNNSERNDSGHNEDINSDGAEQ is encoded by the exons CCACCAAGTCAAAAGAATCGGAGGAGGGGCCTTCTGTATTGTGTACAATGAAGGGAACCGTCAATCTCTTCATCCAAGCCCTGCATAACCTACAATCGTCGCCTCAGAAAGCGCGAGATTATGTGAGTCAGATAAGTGATCGCATCGGCAAGCCCGAAGTTACGCCAGAACACTTTACTCCGCTTGTCGGTAAAATTCTTAGATATCTGCTCATGAAAAATAAGGGAATTCCCCGCACGCTGGCGCTTCGCCATGGATGTGTGTTTCAAGACGTCAGCATACTGGCAAATGTCCATCCATTCATCGAGTTTTTAACCTATGTGAGTGCTGTGGCCTTTGAGCTAGGGATGTATACTTGCGCGAAAACCATTTTGTTTCTCGCTCTTGACTCCATTGACAATGTACCTACGGACGGCAGTCCatcttttattgttttaaaagcTATATTGAAAAATAACATTGGTTGCGTGCTAATGATGAATGGTGATTGCCAAGTTGCGCGCAATTGGTTTGTCGAAGCAAAGCAGGATTTGCAAGAAGTTGAAGATTCGCCTACAAGGGAGATGCGCCATATCATATGTGCTAAAGACACTATGGAAACTACAATCACAATCAACTACGCACATTTGGAAATGATAATGGGCGAGTTTCAAAAGGCTTTGTCGACGTTTGAGAGTTTGTTTAAGAAGTCTGTGTCTgtattagaaaaagaaattgaaCCTCGCATGCGAAAACAACACTTTTATAGGAAAGATTTATTTTATCATGATACTAAGGGCGACCCATCCGATTTCAAGACGTGTGCTAAATCAACATTTTCGGCCGAAGTTCTGAACATGTTTCCTAATTCTGATGCTATAATGATGCAAAAAGAACTGGAAAATAAACTCTTTCTTGCCCTTGCGGTTTTTACTAATTTAGCTAATGCCAATTATGCTATGTGCAAGTGGTGTCCTTGCGAGGATGCTATAAGACAATGTCTTAAAGGTCTAGACCTCCTACCAGTAAAGTTACCAAATGCTGAAGCTCTGTGGCGTCTTCGCCTTTGTTTGGTACTCCGCTCTCTTGGGAGATACGCAGAGGCTCAAGCGATTAATGAAAACTTTGTCATGACTCTCGAGAAAATGGAAGTGTTGCAGGACGAATTTCTCGCTGAAACATTCATTGTAGGGGCAACGGAAGAGACCATTCGCGCCCTTTGCAAAGAAGGGGAGTGGGCGAAGGGAGAGAAAATGCTAAGTCTGGTTTTCCAGGCTTGTGAAGCAGTCCTAGGTTCTGACCACACTACTTTACTTGGGTTAGCCTTTATTGCAGCATCGCTCTACCCTCTTAGCTATAAATTCCAAGATGTTCATCTGAAGTTTGAGACGATAGAGGACTTGTTAATACGTTCCCCTCTTGAACATCCGATGCTCCTGGAATTCTACGAAATGTCCAGCCGTAAACATGGACGGGAGGGATTTGTTGATAAAAGTATGCTACACCAAGAACAGGCAGAGTTCCTGCGAGAGAAATTCGGTCGTCAGAAAAATGCAGGTTGTCGTGGTTGCGGTATGTTCGGAGTCTGGGTAGACAATAATCATGTTCTCGAGATGTCCCGTGAAGATCTGATTGCATTCTACGGGACCCCAAAACACCCTGATGTCATTCTAAAGGACGTCATAGAATGCAAGTCTAGATTGATGAACAAGAAGTGCGCGGAAGCCGCCCGCACCATGTTGATACTAGACCAAGTAGAATCTACTAAGACAGCATTGTCAACTGTACAATGCTGTTCCCTCGAGAATGATCCGAATGTTCTAGCtattacagtaattcttttggCGATGGCTTTGTATTGTCAGTCTAAAGATGCTATATTCGCTCTGTTCACGATGTTTGAAGATCTACTATCAAGTGGTGGAGCACGCGTGAAATATATCAATACTAGTGGATTGTCACCAGCTTATGTTACCAAACGCGAGAGCTGCATCAACGATAAAAACGTCACTGTTTTTATCATCATACAGTACGATACCTCTAACAGCAAAACAGATGAGACGTTCCGGGTTTTCTATGAATTCATTGTCGATGACTCTAACACCCACAAATACCTCATCACATGTCGGACTTCGGACATCCCAGACGTTAACAAAGCGAATAAAGTAGTAGAGTATGTTATGAGTTTTATTAAGCTACTGTACTCACTTCCAAAGAATTCTCAGGACCCAGGATTGTATGTCCTTGACATTGTGCAGACATTACCAATCGCTGCACTATCTATTGTTATGTGTTACGCCTTGATGGGTAATCCAGGACAGCACTTGCTCTCTAAAAACGGCGTGGCGTTCGATCCAAGAACATCAGTCACCACTTGCGACTTTGCAGACGAATGGGAAGCTTCTTCCATTTACAGGATCCTTGTGCTCCGACTCAAACGTCAGAGACATGTGCAGGGAAACCTCCAAGATGATCATTCTGTGTTCCTATCTGCATCCCATACGAAGGGTATCGTGCAAGTCTTCCATATGGGCAGTTCGATCACTATAGCAACAGGGTGTCTAAAGAATCGCAATGATGATGAACCAGAGTGTGATGAAATCGATGCTCTGGAACACGTGGTCAGAGAGTGCATGAGTGATTTCGGTCACGTGCCAGTAGCGAGAGTAGAGAACGCGTTCCAAGTCCATATTGCGATAGTTTCAGAGCTTGGTGTATGTCGTACTGAAGGTTTCTACGAGGGATTGGAAAAGGAGTGTGCAAAACTGAGAGACGAAAAGGAAAGCCTGAAG GCTCTACTGAGGGATGAAAAGCGCGAATCTGCCGCAAAGCAATCAGATATCAAAATAGAAGAAGCCGTTTTGTTACTTCACCGAGCCACTGTGGCTGATAATGAGATACTTGGCAACCAAGAGCAGGAACTGCGCGTGTCTGCATGCCGGGATAGTGATGAGCACACAATCTTGGAGGATGGTTACACCCAGACGAACTCGCTCAGCATGGAGTATGATTCAGAAAGGCATCCTTATCAAGCTCCTGCAGACGAAATGGTCAATCCTAACACAGATGGTGGTAGTCGGGAGAACCCG CTTGAAGAAGATGAAGAAGTGTTGTGTAAATACGGAATGAAGTACTTTGAACTTGAGAAAACTAGACGCGATTTGCAAATGTTCCTAATTCCTGCCGAAGTAGAGAGAATGAGACAGCAAAGACGAGAGCACTCACAAGAGCAAACTGACCCAGCGTCCTCAACGCAATTACTTCACCCCAGTGCTTCGCAAAATGCTGAATCTCGAACAAGATCAACGTCAGAAGATCCACCCTGGCCGTCCCTCCCTCAAACAGCTACCAATCAAACGGACGCGACTGATCTGGTAGATGGAGTGCAGTCTGCAAGTACTCTATCTTTGAATGCTTCAGCTCCTGGGAAAGACATCAAGAAGGCAACATCTTTGAATAGCGACTATCAACACCAAGCCATAAACCTACGGTCAGGTCATGTTATTGGCGATGCCGTTATAAGGCCGCCGTTTAGTCATCTGTGCGAAGATGTAGTTGCAGACAGCGATATTGTACTGGACTATAAGAAGACTCAGATTTCAGATAATGATAAAGACGAATCAAATGACAAAGACAAAACGAAGACACCGCTAAAGCTCAGTAGAAAGAAGATGGACGTAGAAAACATTGATTTGGCCAAAACTGGTGAGCAGCCGAAGAGAGTAGGTCGTCAAATTGAAGTCAGCGAAATTAGTACCGACGAAAAGATCGAAAATATTAAGGCAGACAAGCAAGGAGACGAAATTGATAAAGATAGTAGAAAAGTGTATGAAAAAGACACCCAAGAATGCAATGGAAGCAATAGTAGAACGGGCAAAAGCGAGGCACTGGCTCTACACTACTTCATAGATGACAGTATAACAGACGATATGCTAGGTTACAGTGGGTCACTTGGGAAGACTAGAGATCATTCAAGCGAATCATCAAGTATGACTAGAGAGCAGACCTACGACAAGAATGCAAGAAATGGTTTCTCTTCAGATGTAAACAGTGCATCTAGTATTACTTCCAGGACAATCGACCCATATCCTACTGTACCAAAACCTGCCAAAGATTCTGCAGTGGTTTCAAGTGTATACAAGAGAACAGGCGCACGTCCTAAATCCCGTCCGTTGCCATGGTACCCGGGTATGAGTCAGAAACGTGAAATTCTTGCGCCTCCAGTACCAATGTACCATCACACTCAAACTTACTCGGGATTAAACAACCCTGCGGAATATTCAAAATCCCAAGGTTTGAAAGCTGATGAAGTAACAGGTTCATTCGGGCCTGTTGTGAGAAGCATGTCTGGGACATTCAATGCTGGGTATAACTCTAGTCTCTTAATGCCAGGAAGAGAAGGATGGAGCCATGGAAATGAGAGGTCGCTAGAGGCACTTGAGGAGACAATGTCGTCAGTTTGGAATACGTTGGAGAGTTTCGCGAAGGAAAGGGAGAGTTTGATGATTCTTGAAGAAGAGCACAGGAAACGTGAACGCGAGAGGGAAGAGGAACGTCGAAAAGATGTGCGTGAGCGTATGAAGCGCAGGGTCGAGGAGATCAGGGCTCAAAGACAACATGAAGCCGAACAGAAGGAGAGGGATCAACAAATAGAAAAGGAAAGTAAAGTGCGAGAACAGCAGCAGCTGCAAGAAGAGGGTAGGCAAAGAAAGCAACAACATGAGCAAGAGCAGCAACGTCAACAACACGAACTGCAGCAGCAACAAGCCGAGCAAAGACAGAGGGAAAGGTTTCAACAGCAGGGGCAACCACGGCAAAGCCAACAAAATgatcagcaacaacaacaacagcaaggTGTTATCCAGGGACAACAGAGAGGACGTCAAAGACAACATCAAGGCCATCAAGGTCAACGCCAGCAGAGTACACAACAACAGCACAAGCAGCAACCACGGCAAAGTCTACAGAAAAAGGTAAAAACATTTGTACCAAGCTATGAGAAGTGCCCATCTCAAGTGACATCTGATGAATGGCCCTGTGAACACTACAAAAGAAGATGTCATGTGATGTTTCCATGCTGCCTTAAGTTCTTCCCATGTCATCGCTGCCACAACGAATCAAAGGAATGCAGGGAGTCTTCACGCAAGGCAAAAGATGCTATCCGCCTTATATGCCTCACCTGTCTACATGAGCAGGACATCACAGAAAAGAGCAACTCATGTCAGAGCTGCAAAGCTCCATTAGCCGAGTTTTTCTGTGGCATTTGCAAGCACTTCACCGGCAACGAGAAAAAGCCTTACCATTGTGATAAGTGTGGCATTTGCAGGATACACAAAGATCAGTCATTCCATTGTGAAGTCTGCAATGTTTGTTTGGACGTTAGACTGCAGGGGAAACACAAGTGTAGGGAAAATTCAGGACATGATGAATGCTGTATTTGTCTTGAG